The genomic region TAGATCGTAGACGCGCTCGTCGAAGGAGTCGTCGTCGTGGACCTCGTCGACGAGGCCGATGTCAGCGGCCTCCGTCGCGTCGATGAGTTCGCCGGTGAGGATCAGCCGCATCGCGTGGCCTTCGCCGACCAGACGTGGCAACCGCTGTGTCCCGCCACCGCCGGGCATGATGCCGAGGTTGATCTCCGGCTGGCCGAACTTCGCGTCCGTGTGCGCGATCCGGATATCAGCCGCCTGAATCAGCTCACAGCCGCCGCCGAGCGCGTGCCCGTTGATGCGGGCGATGACCGGCATCGGGCACTCGTCGACGTACTCGTAGACCCGCGGTCGCTTGCTCGCCTCCCGTTGCTCTAGCATATCCCGCTCGCGGAGTTCCGTCACGTCGGCACCCGCAACGAATGCGCCGGTGTCTGCCGCGCCAGTCAACACGACAGCACGTACGTCACTGTCCGGAACTGCGTCGAAGACCTGTTTGAACTCCGACCGCAACTGCGTGTTGAGCGCGTTTCGGGCCTCCGGACGGCGTAATTCGACGGTAGCGACGTTCTCGACGCGGTCGCCGACGCTCACCGAAACCGTTTCACAGTCCGCCGCGGCGTCAGCGAGCTCCGTCATGCGTCCCCCCAGTCGCCGCTGGTGCCGACGATGTCGCCGTCCTCCCAGACGTAGAACCCCTCGCCGGATTTCTTGCCGAGTTTCCCGGCCCGGACCTTTCGTTTCAGGATCTGTGGCGGGCGGAACCGTTCACCGAGTTCCGCACGCAGGTACTCGAGGATATCGAGGCGGACGTCGAGACCGACGACGTCGCCGAGTTCGATAGGCCCCATCGGGTGATTGTAGCCGAGCTCCATCGCGGTATCGATGTCCCCCGGTGTTGCAACGCCCTCCTGCACCATCCGCATCGCTTCGACGCCCAGCGAGACGCCGAGGCGGGAGGAAGCAAAGCCCGGTGCATCGGCCACCTCGACCGGTGTCTTGTCGATCCCGTTGACGAACTCGCGGGCACGCGCGACCGTCTCGGCACTCGTCTGTTCCGCGACGACGATCTCGACGAGTGCCATGATGTGAACCGGGTTGAAGAAGTGAAGGCCGATGGCTCGGTCGGGATAGTTGAGGACGCTCGCTATCTCAGTCAGTGACAGTGAAGAGGTGTTTGACGCGATAAGCGTCGCCGGGTCGACGTGGGACTCGACCTCGGTAAGCGTCTCGTGTTTGATATCCATGTCTTCGGGGACTGCTTCCACGACGAGGTCTGCCCCGGTCACAGCCGCCTCCAGCGATGTCGTTCCGGTGAGGCGGTCCAAGGTTGCCTCAGCCGTGGATTCGGTCACTTTCTCCCGGGCGATACCCTCCTCCAGATTCGACTCGATGGCGGCCAGGCCGTCGTCGACGATATCCGCCTCGATATCACGGAGAGTGACGTCGTGACCGGCCATTGCCGACACCTGAGCGATACCGTGTCCCATGGTACCGGCGCCTAGGATAGCTACGTGCATCGTTTCTCAGCACAGTAGCGAAGGATAAAAACGTTGCTTGCGTCTCGCCGCCGGCGTGGCCTGCATTTAATACGGCGGCCGCGATAGGAGTCGGTGAGGATGACTGCTTCCGACTCGCAAGCCGTTGTTGTCGACGCCGTACGAACGCCACAGGTACCGAAGGATGGCGCGCTGGCCGGGACACATCCCGAGGACCTCGTCACCGCTGTGCTTGCTGCCCTCGTTGACCGGACCAATGTCCCAGCCGTCGAGTGGGACGACTTCCGGCTCGGGTGTGCAAACCAGGAGGCAGAGCAGGGGCGCAACCTCGCCCGGCAGTCGATACTCGCCGGTGGGTTCCCCGAGACGGTGCCTGGGGCGACGACGACCCGCCTGTGTGGCTCGTCACTGACGACGCTCGTCGACGCCGCTCGCGCCATCGAGGCGGGCGACGGGGCGGTGTATCCGGTGGCCGGTGTCGAGCACATGAGCACCGTCCCTTTCTCCGACTGGCTGCATCCCGCTATCGAACAGCGGTACGACCCCGACAGGCTCCCGATGGGACAGACGGCCGAAACCATCGCACGGACCCACGATATCAGCCGAAAAGCCCAGGACGAGTTCGCGTTGCGTTCACACGAGCGGGCGGTCGCTGCGATGGAAGGCGGGCGGTTCGACGCAGAGATCGTGCCAGTCCACACCGGCGAGACAGCGGTAGAGAGCGACAAAACACCGCGAGCAGACACGTCAGTCGAGCAGTTGAGCGAACTCCCGACGGTGTTCCGCGACGACGAGGCGGCGACAGTAACGCCGGGGAACGCGTCACCGCTGACCGACGGCGCGGCCGGGATGCTCGTCACTTCGGCGGCGTACGCAGAACAGCACGACCTGGATGTTCTCGGCCGGGTCAAGACGCGGTCCGTCGCTGGTGTCGACCCGCTAGTCATGGGACGGGGACCGATTCCGGCGACGCGTGCCGCACTGGACGATACTGGACTGACAATCGGCGATATCGACCTCGTGGAACTCAACGAGGCCTTTGCCGCGCAGAGTCTCCACTGCAAGCGCGAGCTGGGGATTCCGGCCGAGCGGCTCAACGTCAACGGTGGCGCTATCGCGCTCGGCCACCCGCTTGGCTGTTCGGGGGCGCGGATCACGACAACGTTGTTACACGAGATGCGACGGCGGGAGGCGACGCACGGACTGGCGACGATGTGTGTCGGTTTCGGTCAGGGCGTCGCGGTTGTGTTCGAGCGTCCCTGATGCTGTCGGCTACCGGCGCTGGCTGGCGACCTGTGCTTTGAAGCCGTATCTGATGACGCCCTCCTGCGTGTAGATGCGCCGCGTCGTCAGCACGACGGAGGTGCCTATCGTGACCTCGTCGGTTGTATCGAGCACCTGTGCGGGGACGCTCACAGTCTGCTCGCCAGATGGATCATCAAGCGCGACGATAGCGCTATCGAACTCGCCGCTGCTGGACTGCTGGGCGACGAACTCCGGTGGCGCACCCCCCTGTTCGATAGTCGTTACTGCCTCGACTGTCCCGGTCCCGGGCAGTTCGACAGTCTCGAAATCACCGGTGCGCTCGTGACAGTCGTTGCAGGCCCCGGTGGGCGGGAAATTCAGTGTACCGCACGCAGAGCACCGGCCGGCGACGAGCCGGTGGCGTTGCGGAAGCGTCCGCTGCCAGGACGGGACGCTAACGTAGGCGCCGCCACCCTCGGGTTCGTCGCGCGTAATCTCGCCTCGCCGCCTGAGGTACTCGGCGTAGGACAGGGAGACGGCACCGTCCAGTGCAGTGTTGACCGGAACAGGACCAGTGGCGACGAACAGCGTCGCACTCGCACCGCTTCCGTACGCTGCGATCAGCACGCGTTCGGCGTCGTCTGCAAACGCTGTCGCCGCTCCGAGAAACGCACTGGCAGCGCCGGTGTCCCCGAGCGTACTGACTGTGTCCGCGGCGGCAATAGTCTCTGCGTCAACCCCGAGCGCACCTGTTGCCCGATACGGGAGTTTCCCGTCCGGGGACTGGACCGCTGCCGCATCGACTGTATCCATCGACACGTCCAGTCTGTCGGCCGCACTGCCGAGCGTGGTCGTGAACGCCTCGCGGTCGTACTGCGTCACACCCAGGCCGGTCGTCCGGTCGTCCCCACCCGTTCTGAAGCGCGTTCCGGGGTAGGCCTCCGTGTGTGACGCCCGGTCAACGACGGTTCCGGGACCGTCCTCGTCGACAACGAGCGCGACACTCCCGGCACCGGCGGCGTGCTCGACGCCGCTGTCGGGGTCACCTCGGGGACAGTCACTGATGACGACGAGGCCGACACCGTCCCCGAACGGCCCGCCGTCCATGGTTGCGTCCAGTGCCTGCGCACCGACGTGCGTGGAGCCGGTCATGGTCTGGGTCTTTGCGCTGTCGGGGACGTTGAGAATACTGCAGAGTCGCGCCGCAAGGTCCTCTTCCGCCATCGGTGGTGTCGTTGTCGCGAAGGCCAAGTGCGCGACATCCGTCCCGGACGCGTCGGCCGCAGTGAGCACACGGCGTGCGGCTTCGACACCCATCGTGACCGCGTCCTCGTCGGCGTCGGGAACCGCTTTCTCGTCGACCCCCGCTGCATCGAACCGACCCCAGGCGGCTTCGAACTCCGCGGCGTCGATCCGCAGGCGAGGTGCGTACGCGCCGATAGCCGCGAGCCCTGACGCAGTCATCGTGCAGCCTCCCGTTCGAGGATATGGACAATTGCGCTGCCGCCGCTCCCACCCACGTTGTGAGTGAGCCCGTACTTCGGGGCCGCTAGCTGCCGGTCCGCGGCGCTGCCGGTGAGCTGTTTGAACGCTTCGACAAGCTGTCCGGCCCCGGTTGCGCCGATAGGGTGGCCCTTCGATTTCAGCCCGCCGGAGAGATTGACCGGCATGGCTCCGTCAGCTTCGGTCGCTCCCTGTTCAAGCAACTGCGGTGCCTCGCCGCGGTCACAGAACCCGAGGTCCTCGTAGGCAAGCAGTTCGGCGATCGTGAAGCAGTCGTGGACCTCGGCAAAGTCGAGGTCGTCGGGGCCGACTCCGGCGCGGTCGTAGGCTGTGTCCGCAGCCGCTTCTGATGCAGAAATCGCGGTGTAGCTGTCTCGCTGGAAGAGCCCGACCCGGTCGCTGGCCGCGCCGACTCCGGCGACCCGAACCGGGGCATCAGTGTACTGCTCAACGACGTCTTCACTGGCGACGAGAGCGACGGCTGCGCCGTCGGAGGTCGGACAGCAGTGATAGAGGTTCAACGGGTCCGCGACGACCGGGGCGTCGACGGCGTCTTCGAGGGAACACTCGAAGCCCAGATGGGCCTTCGGGTTCTTTGCGCCGTTCCGATGGTTCTTGACCGCCACCATCGAGAGGTGCTCCTCGCTAGCCCCGTACTCCTGCAGATACGCGCTTGCCATCTGTGCATAGACGCCGGAGAACGTCGTCCCGGTCAGCCGTTCCCACTCTGTTTCGCCGGAGACGCCGAGCCAGTACTTCGTCACGTCGCTGCTCATGTCTGTCATGACTTCGACGCCGCCAGCCAGCGCCACGTCGGCCATCCCGCTTTTGACTGCCTGCACCGCCTGACGGACGGCGTAGCCCGACGCAGCACAGGCGTTTTCGACGCGCACGCTGGGGATTCCGTGCAGCCCGGCGTGTTCGGTTGCTGCCGGTCCCGAGAGACCGAGTTGTCGACCGCCCACGCCGAGTGAGCCGACGACCGCTTCGTCTATTGCATCCGTGTCGATACCGTGGTCGACACTGTCGATGGCTTCGCTGACTGCGTGGTCGAACAGTGATCTGTAGCTCTCTTCGGGCATCGAGCCAAACGGCGTTTGCCCTGCGCCGATGAGATACGCGTCCCGCATACATGGAACTCTGAGGGTACTGAAAAATAGCTTTGCATCACTTGCCGACAGTCACACAGCAAGCACGACCGGCACTCGGAGTGGTCAATCCCAAACCATTTTATCACTATCATTCCACTCTATCATTGACGATGGTGTACAAGCAACTGGAGGCGGCTGACCGTACAGAGCTGCGTGCGTTGCAAACCGACCGATTACAGGGGGTTGTTACGCACGCCTACGAGAACGTCCCGTTTTATCGGGAGAAGCTCGACGAAGCGGGCGTCTCGCCCGAAGACATCCAGAGTATCGACGACATCACGAAACTGCCGATGACGACGAAAGAGGATTTCCGCGACGAGTACCCCGATGGCCTGTTCGCCGTCGACGATGCGGACGTCGCCCGGATCCACGCGTCGTCCGGGACGACCGGGAAGCCGAAAATCGTCTCGTACACGGATGACGACCTCGACAGCTGGAGCGAAGTCGTTGCCCGTTCGCTGGCTGCGAGTGGGACCGAACCGGGCGACACCGTCCAGAACGCCTACGGATACGGGCTATTCACCGGCGGATTGGGGCTTCACGACGGAGCCGAGGAGCTGGGGGCCACAATTATCCCTATCGGGAGCGGCCAGACCCAGCGACAGGTCGAGTTGATGACCGACCTGGAGAGCGATGTGTTCACATGCACCCCGTCGTATGCGCTGTACCTCGCCGAAACGGCCGAGGAAATGGGCCACGACCCCAGCGACCTGCCGATCTCGACGATTATCTTCGGAGCGGAACCGTGTACCGATCCGATGCGGGCAGAAATCGAAGAGCGGCTGGGCGTCGACGGCATCGATGTTTACGGGCTCTCGGAGATCATCGGTCCCGGCGTCTCGTGTGAGTGCCACGAAGCGCAGGACGGACTCCACATCTGGGAGGACCACTTCTACCCGGAAGTCATCGACCCACAGACGAAAGAACCAGTCGAGGAAGGCGAGGAGGGTGAACTCGTTCTCACAACACTCACCAAAGAAGCGTTACCGGTCTTCCGATACCGGACCGGGGATTTGACGACGCTGAACTACGACGAGTGTGCGTGTGGACGGACGATGGTTCGGATGGACAACGTCACCGGTCGGACTGACGACCTCCTCATCGTCCGTGGCGTGAACCTCTATCCCAGTGAAATCGAGCACGCTGTGCTTGACATCGACGGCGTCGCTCCGCACTACCGCATCGACCTCTACGAGGAGAACAACCTCGACGTCCTGGAACTCACCATCGAACGGACTGCGGAGCAAGGGCCGGGCGACAAAGCGCTGGAAGACGAAATCATCGAGCGACTGGAGAACGTGCTCGCGTTCACCCCGGACGAACTCGAACTCGTTGCGCCCGGGAGCATCGACCGAACGCAGGTCGGCAAAGTAAAACGCGTCTACGACCACCGTGACTGACTGTCAGGGCCGGTAGACTCGTCCGCGAAACGTCGCGATGCGCTCGCCATCCTGTGCAGTCACCGTTACCTCGTACTCTGCGGTGCTGTCCGCGAGATGCGTCTCCTCGGCGACCGCAGACAGCGTCTCACCGGTTTCGACGGCGTCTAAATACGAGATGTTCGTCTCCAGTGCGACCGCCGCCTCGCCGTGCGAGTTCGACGCCGCGGCGAAGGCTGCATCGGCGAGCGAGTAGACCGCACCGCCATGGGGCGTCCCATGAAAGTTCAGCAGGTCCTCGGTAATCGTCAGTTCAGTCTGGGCGTACCCCGAGTCGAGTTCGACGACGTCAATGCCGAGGGTTTCGCAGTACGCGTCGGATTCGATGCGCTCTCTGACTTCGTCGGCGACGCCGGACATACGGCCTGTGGTTCTATCAGGAATAATAAATATATACCGGTCGCCGCTGCTGTCAGCGGAGCGTAAAAATATAAATGTCTGCTATCAGATGGGGAACTATGGCGTACAGCTACGAGCCACACCACTTCGAGGACTTCGAAGAGGGACAGGAGTTTATCAGTGTCGGCCGGACGGTCACCGAGTCCGATTTCGTCATGCACTCTGCGCTGTCGGGCGACTGGACGGAACTGCATACGAACAAGGAGTACGCGGAAGAACAGGAGTTCGGTGAGCGGATCGCACACGGGCCGATGACGTTCGTTCAGGCAACCGGCTTCGTCTACCGGACCGGTATCGTCGAGCGGACCGCGTTCGCGTTCCTCGGGATGAACTACATGGACCTCCCGAACCCGGTCCACATCGGCGACACACTCCAGTTGGAAATCGTCGTTGACAACACCAAGGAGGTCGGGCGCGACGACGCCGGGTTAGTCGTCCTCGACACTGAAATGGAAAACCAGGACGGAACCGTCGTCTTCAAGGGCGACATGAAGTTCCTGATCAAGAAACGCGAGTGAGTCAACTGACGCGTCTGAAAGCGATGCATCGGTAGCGGGTAGTGCCTCGATTGTGCGACTTGGAGATCGAGGATCGCGCTCTCGCCACCCAGACATTAATGATCAATAATAACAACTAAGACGCCGCGCACTCCCTCTGTTATTGCAATGGAGTACACCGGCCCGACAGACCTGTATATCGGCGGCGAATGGCGAGAAGCGACCAACGGCGGCAGCATCGAGACGGAGGACCCGGCAACTGAACAGCCCTACGCGTCGGTACAGAAGGCCGAGGCGACTGATATCGACGATGCGGTACAGGCGGCACAGGCGGCCGTCGAAGGCGGCTCCGAGTGGGCGACGATGGACCCGGGAACGCGCCGGGCGAAACTCCACGCGATGGCCGACGCCATCGAGGAGATGAAAGACGAACTGTCCATGGTTGAATCCCACGACAACGGGAAAACGCCGTTCGAAGCGGGGCTAGAAATCGACATGGTCACCGATACGTTCCGCCATTACGCCGGCTGGACGGACAAGATCCGCGGTGACGAGATTCCTGTCGAGAGCGGTCGGCTCAACTACACCACCCGTGAGCCGGTCGGTGTGACTGCACACATCGCGCCGTGGAACTATCCCTTCCAGCTCGCCGGCCGCGGCCTGGCACCGGCGCTGGCGGCGGGGAACAGCGTTATCCTCAAGCCGTCCGCTATGACGCCGCTGTCGGCGCTGTACTACGCGAAAGCCGCCGAAGAAGCGGGCCTTCCGGATGGTGTCGTCAACGTTGTTCCCGGGAAGGGGTCCGAGGCCGGCGACGCACTCACCGGACACGAGGGCGTCGATCACGTCACCTTCACCGGGAGTACAGGTGTCGGAAAGACGGTCCAGCGCAGTGCTGCCAACGCGGTCGCCGACGTGACGCTCGAACTCGGCGGGAAGGGGCCGGCAGTCGTGTTCCCCGACGCTGACCTCGATGCCGCCGCCCGCGGCATCCAGTACGGGATTTTCATGAACGCCGGGCAGATGTGCTGGGCGAACTCGCGTATCGTCGTCCACGAGGACGTCTACGACGAGATGGTCTCCCGGATGGCAGAGATCGCAGAGAACATCCCACTCGGCGGTGGCATCGACGACGATGGGCAGATGGGACCAGTCGTCAGCGCGGGCCAGCAACAGGAGATACTCGACTACATCGAGACCGGCAAGGAGGAGGGTGCGACTGTTGTGGCTGGTGGTGGCGTTCCTGCGGACAGAGACACCGGTCACTTCGTCGAGCCGACCGTCTTTGCCGACGTGGACAACGGGATGACGATTGCACAGGAGGAGATCTTCGGTCCCGTGCTCACCGCAATCGAAGTGAGCGACGAGGAAGAAGCGAGTGCGGTCGCAAACGATTCACCGTTTGGCCTCACCGCCTGCGTCTGGACGAACGACCTGACTCGCGCACACACCGTCACAGACAGCCTGGACTACGGGATGGTGATGGTCAACGAGACGCCCAACACCTGGCCACAGACACCCTTTGGCGGCACGAAACAGAGCGGCCACGGCCGCGCACAGGGCGAGCAGGCTATCGAGGCCTACACCGAGGTGAAAAACGTCCACATCAACCTCGGCTGAAACTTCCCCCGACGAGTCGTGCCCAGGCAGCCAGCAACAGTTCCACCGCTCTGCCTCACGCTGTGAAACTCCGAAGGCAGAACTAGCGAGTAATAACTGCTTACTCGAACTTTTTGAACTGCTGCAGGCACTCGTTGCAGTAATGAATCGACTGGCACCGCGACGGCCCGCGTGGGTGTTTCCGCTCGGTGTCGGTCGAGCCACAGTACGGGCACTCAGCGCCCGTCTGTTCGCCGCTGGTCGTGACACTGGGGTCGGGTTCACTCATCCGTCGAAACTCATGCCGAAGTCCCGCAGCGCTTCTTTGCCCTGTTCTGTGACCAGATCAATCGACCAGTCCGGGGCCCAGACCAGTCGGACCGACGCGGTCTCGATTCCGTCGACACTCTCGGCGGCCTCCTCGACCTCATCGAGGATGATCTCGCGCGCTGGACAGCCGCTGTAGGTGAGCGTCATGTCGACCGTGACAGCACCGTCGGACACGTCGAGCCCGTATATGAGGCCCAGGTCGACGATGCTGACCGGCATCTCCGGGTCCTCGACCTGATACAGGGCCGCCCACACGTCGCGTTCAATGCCGTCGGCGTCTTCGCCCGTGGCCGGCACGTCGTCCGCTGCGTGGTCTTTGGTCTCGTAGTCGGTGTACGAACACGCGGTAGCATCAGCGTCCGCGCGTGGCCGGTCGTAGTCGCTACTCATCGTCGGCCGCCATTATCAGCGTCGCTTCGTCACGGCCCAGATTCCGGTAACTGGCCGTCATTTCGTCGTGTAGGTCGTGCCAGTGGTCGGTGTGTTCGTTGTCCCGGCCTGCCGGCGTTGCGGGGGCAGCATCGGTCGGCACGTCGAACCCCAGTTCGGTCAGGAACGATTCGACGCGGGTCTCCCACTCGGTGCGCATCTCGTCGAGGGTCATCGTGCGGATGCCCAGCCGGTCGATGTCGGCCTCCACGTCGCCAACGGGTTCGAACAGCGTGAGGGCGTACGGGTAGAGCTCGTCGATAGCCGCCTGAACGCGTTCGCTGGCCTCCTCGTCCAGTGCCATCCGGTCCAGCCAGCTCTCGGCGTGTTCGAGGTGATAGCCTTCCTCGCCCTGGATGCGACTCGTTCTGTTCCGGATGATTTCGTACGACGAGTCCTCGAGCGCGGAGAGGCGGATGTCTTCAGCGACGTCGTAGAGGTACGCTCTGACGATAGCATCGGCCCAGTCACCTTCCGCAAACGGTAACTCGACGAGCGTACTGTGCTGGAAGTCGCTGGGGTCGCTCTCGTAGATGAGCGATTCCTCGGAGTAGCCGAGTTGCTGTACCGCATCGTACCACAGTCGGGCGTGGCCCAGCTCGTCCTGTGCGTTGTTCGAAATCGAGAGATCCGATTCCAGTGTCGGCGCACGCACCTGCCAGAACGTGTAGCGTTCGGCCTGAACCAGCTCGTCGTCGGCGAGTCGGAGTAGCTGTGCCTCGACTGCGCGCTGTTCGTCCTCGGACAGGTCGGCTGGACCGCCGAGGTCGGATTCCATTGTTGCCATTAGATCTCACCTCGCTGTTTCTCCGCTTCTATCTGCTCGGATTCGGAGGCTTCGACCTCCTCAGCAGCCGGATCAACGTTGTACGTCTGTGCGAACCGGTAGGACTTGTTGGTCGTTCCACCGAAGCTCACGTCGTCCTCGGTGACTTCACCGATGTACTGGTGCTGTACGACCCAGAGACTGTTGGGGTCGTCGTCAGTGAACGCCGCAATCGCCGCCTGTTCTGCGCCGGCGGTGCTGGGGGCTTCGACATCACCGCAGTGCGCGTGATACCCGCCGGGCTGGTCCTGCCGGAAGACAGCCCACGGTTTCTCGGCGCTGTTTCCGACCTCGCCATGGCTCTCTGCATCGGGGTCGACCTGCGTGATTTTCTCCTGCGGGGCAACCCAGAGGGCGTGGGTTGGCTTCCGTCGTCCGTGCTGAATGACCGAGAACTGCTTCGCCATCTCTCGGTCGGGTGCGTGGACATCCCGGCAGTGAACGAAATCCGCGTCCGGACTCTGTTGTCGGAATACTTCCCAGATCATTGTTCTCAGTCCGCCGCCTGTGACTGCGGGCCGCTGTTCGTCGTCGTCTGGTCGTCCATCATGTCACGGACCCACTGCACCGCTTCCTGAGCCTGCCGGCGACCGGAAATCTGTTCGATACTGCCGTCATATTCGTTCTGCGAGACGGTGAAGAACTCGTCCCAGTCGAGGTCGTCCTCGACGACCTCGTAGGTCCCGTCACCGTTGTCCCGAATGCGTGGCTCGTCGGGCATCTCCAGCCCGTATTTTTTCGCCTTCGGGATGTAGGTGTTGAGGAACGCGTTCCGAAGCTCGTCGTTCGTACACGTCTTCAGCCCGACTTCCGCGGCGAAGTCGTGGTGGGTGCTCTGGTCGTCGGTCGGGCCGAAG from Haloarcula hispanica ATCC 33960 harbors:
- the paaC gene encoding 1,2-phenylacetyl-CoA epoxidase subunit PaaC, producing MATMESDLGGPADLSEDEQRAVEAQLLRLADDELVQAERYTFWQVRAPTLESDLSISNNAQDELGHARLWYDAVQQLGYSEESLIYESDPSDFQHSTLVELPFAEGDWADAIVRAYLYDVAEDIRLSALEDSSYEIIRNRTSRIQGEEGYHLEHAESWLDRMALDEEASERVQAAIDELYPYALTLFEPVGDVEADIDRLGIRTMTLDEMRTEWETRVESFLTELGFDVPTDAAPATPAGRDNEHTDHWHDLHDEMTASYRNLGRDEATLIMAADDE